Part of the Thermoplasmata archaeon genome is shown below.
GAGCACATCCGCCGGCAGATGGTCGAGGCGCTGAAGCCGGTCGACCGGGCCGTGCTCGGCTCGACGTCCGACATCTACGAGACCGTCGTCCACGAGCGGCCGAACCTGATCGCGCTGGGCTACGACCAGGTCTGGAACGAGTCGGAGGTCGAGGCCGAGTGCGCCCGGCGGGGCGTGCCGGTCAAGGTCGTGCGGATCGGGCGGGCCCCGCACGACGACCTCGCGACGCGCCGCCTCGTCGACCGGATCCTCGACCTCGCCGCCCGCCCGAAGGAGCCGACGCCGTGAAGCGGATCGGCGTCGCCGACACCACCTTCGCGCGCGTCGACATGGCCCCGAGCGCGATCCGCGCGCTGCGCGGCGCCGGCACCGGCTTTCGCATCCTGCGGCGGACGGTCCCCGGCATCAAGGACCTCCCGGTCGCCTGCCGCCAGCTGTTCCGCGTCGACGGCGCGGACCTCTGCCTCGCCCTCGGGATGCCCGGGCCGGCCGAGCTCGACCGCTCGAGCGCGGAGGTCGCCTCGCTCGGCCTGATGATGACCGGCGTGCTCGAAGGCAAGCCGATCGTCGAGTGCTTCGTCCACGAGCGCGAGGCCGACGGCGCCCGCGCGCTCGCCGAGCTCGCGCGGCGGCGGGCCGAGGAGCACGCCCTCAACGCCTACGCGTTACTGTTCCGACCCCGCGAGCTCGCCCGGCATGCCGGCGCGGGGCTCCGCCAGGGGTTCGCGGACGTCGGGCCGGCTCGTCCGGTCCGCTAGGAGGGTCGGTCGATGCCGAAGTCGGGGAGCGAGGGAGCGGGAGTGACCGTGGCGATCGCGGCGAGCGAGTACAACTTCGACGTGACGCTGCTGATGCTCGAGCGGGCGAAGGAGGAGGTCGACTTCCTCGGCGCGCGCCTCGGGCCCGTGGTCAAGACCCCCGGCGTCTTCGACCTGCCGCTCGCGGTCCGGGCCCTCTGCCAGCGCTCCGACGTCGACGCGATCGTCGCGATCGGCGCCGTCATCGAGGGGGAGACCGGCCACGACGAGGTCGTCATGCACCAGGCGGCCCGCAAGCTCGCCGACCTCGCGGTGGAGTACGGCAAACCGGTCGGGCTCGGCATCTCGGGCCCCGGCGAGACCCGGCTCCAGGCGCAGGACCGGATCGAGAACGCGGCCAACGCGGTCCGCTCCGCGGTCAAGATGGTCCGGCGGCTGCGCGCGCTCTGAGGCGCGGGCCCCGCCCGCCGCTCAGTAGGCGATCCGGCGCGCCTCGGAAAAGAGCGAGACGCCGAGGCCGGCCATCGCCAGGATCGCCCCGCCGGCGAGCACGTAGACGAAGCCGATCGAGGTCACGCTCGCGAGCCAGCCCGCGACGAACGAGCCGAGCGGGGCCGCGACCAGGATCAGCGCCAGGAGCACCGCCATCGTCCGGCCGAGCAGGCGCGCGGGCACTTTCGCCTGGACCGCGGTCAGGAGCGGGACGTTGACCACCGAGAGGACCCCGCCGACCGCGAAGGCCTCGGCCAGGGCGAGCGGGATCGACCGGGTCAGGCCGAGGAGGACGATCACGACGCCCGCGACGGCGAGGCCCGCGAAGACGACCGGCCCGACCCGGCGGCGCAGGTCGATCTTGCCCACGGCCAGCGCGCCGACGATCGCCCCGACGGCGATCATCGCCCCGAGGAGCCCGTAGGTCGCCGCCCCGCCGCCGAGCACGCGCTCGGAGTACGGCGCCCACAGCGCGAAGACCGCGTTGCCGCAGAAGTTGACCACGGCGCCGACGGCGATCACCTCGAGCAGGAACCGCTGGCCCCGCACGTAGCGGAAGCCCTCGGCGAACTGGGCGCCGAAGCCCGCGCCGCCCGCGGCCTCGGCGGGCCCCGGGCGACCCACGGCGGCGGCGATCCCGGCGACGATGACCGCCGCCGCGAAGAACGTCAGCGCGTCGTAGGCGATCGGGAGCGTGACCCCGAAGAGGGCGACCACGACCCCGCCGATCGACAGGCCGACGACCTGGGTCGACGAGCTGCTCAGCTGCATGAGGCCGTTCGCCGCCCCGAGGTCCGCGGCGCCCACGGTCTGGGGGATCAAGGTCGTCGACGTCAGCCGGACGACCTGGCCGCCCGCGCCGAGGGCGGCCACGACGGCCAGGATCGCCGGGAAGCTCAGCGCGTGGGCGAGGATCAGCCCGGAGAGCGCCGCGACCAGCAGGCCCTCGACGACGTTCGTCACGAGCAGGATCGTCCGACGCGGCCAGCGGTCGACGTAGACCCCGAAGAACGGGGAGAGGACTACCGAGGGGAGGATCGAGACCGCGACGACGAGGCCCACCGCGAAGATCGAGCGCGTGCTGGTGAGGACGAGCCACAGGAGCGCGACGTCGAAGACGTAGTCGCCGGACTGCGAGATCAGCTGCGAGGCCCAGAGCAGCAGGAACGGACGGTGTCCGAGCGCGCGTCGGAAGCTGGGCCCGCTACCGGGCGGCGCTTCGGGAGGTGGGACGCCGCCGATGGGTCAGCCGCCCGCCCGGGACCGGTCGCGCGGGCGGCGTGCGGCGGTCGGAGAGGCGTGCTCGCCCGTCACGGTCGTTCCCGGCGCGAAGGGCGCCGACGATGCGATAAACGCTGCGCACCCAGCGTCCGCGCTACAGCCCGAGCCGGCCGCGCAGGTAGTCGAACGCGGCCCGTCCCTTCGCGGTGTGCGTCGTCACGGCCGGCGGCGGCGCGTCCGCCCCGCTGCGCCCGCGCGTCCGGATCGCGCGCGCGAGCCGATCGTAGGCGATCTCGACCGTGACGTCCGGCCGCTCGCTGGGCCCCGGTCGGACCGAGGTCGCCCCGTCCGCGCCGACCCGCAGCGTGGCCACGCCCCGGTCGGTGCGGAACTCCCAGTCCTGCGGGAGGTAGGCGCGCAGGAAGCCGCCGAGCAGGCCCCCGAGGCGACGGCGGATCTCGGGCTCGAACTCCTGCGCCGCCGCGGCGAGCAGATCGTCGAGCTCGGGCACGGCGACGGCGTAGCGGCGGGTCGGTAAAACGGCGGTGGCCGCCGGGGCACCCGCGCGGGCGTCGGACAGCCGCGACACAAACGGTTATGCGCCGCGGACCTTCGGCGCGACCGGGGATCGCGGTGGTCGGCGCCCGGGAGGTGTACGACGAGCTTCCCTCGACGCAGGATCGCGCGATCGCGCTCGCGCGCGAAGGGGCGGCGGACGGCACGCGGGTCGTGGCGCGCCGCCAGCGCGTTGGCCGGGGGCGCTCCGGGCACTCCTGGGCGTCCCCACCGGGCGGCCTGTACCTGTCGATCGTCACGCGCACCCCGCCGGTCGGCCTTCCGCTCCTGCCGCTGGCGGTCGGGGTCGAGCTCGCGGATGGGCTCGACGCGCGCTGGTCGATCCGTGCCCGGCTGAAGTGGCCGAACGACCTGTTCGTCGAGCGGCCCGGCGTGGGGGTGGGCAAGCTCGCGGGCGTCCTGGTCGACTCCGTGGCGGACCCCGAGGGCCAGCCGGTGCAGGTCGTCGGCGTCGGCGTCAACGTGCGCCGTCCGCCCGGAGGCTTCCGCGGCCCGATGGCCGTACCGCCGGTCACGCTCGAGGACCTCGTCCGGCCGGCCCCCACCCCCGAGGAGCTCGAGCCGCTGGTCGCCGCGGCCGTCGCGGCCGCGCCCGCCGCCCTCGCCTCGCCCGAGCGCGTCGCCGCGACCGTCGGGCGCTGCCGCGCCCGCCTCTTTGGCGTCGGCCGCCGCGCGCGTTCCGACGGGGGCGCGCGCGGGACGATCGCGCGTCTCGCGGACGACGGCGCCCTCGTCCTCGATGTCGGCGGCACTCCGGTCGCGCTGCTGAGCGGCGAGGTGTCGGTGGAGGTCGCGTGAGCGAGGCGTTCGAGCGCTGGTCGGTCCTCAAGCGCAAGGCCCGCGAGGGCGGGGGGGCCGAGCGCGTCGCCAAGCACCGCTCGGCGGGGAAGCGGACCGCGCGCGAGCGCCTGGAATCGTTCTTCGATCCCGGCACGTTCACCGAGGTCGACCCGTTCGTCACGCACCGCGTCGAGAAGTTCGGCCTCGCCGAGCGACGCCCTCCCGGGGACGGCGTCGTCACCGGCTGGGGGGAGGTCGAGGGCCGGCCGGTCTGCGCGTTCGCCCAGGACGCGACCGTGTTCGGCGGGGCGCTCGGCGAGGCGCACGCGATGAAGATCGTCAAGGTGATGGAGACGGCCCGCAAGGCGGGGGTGCCGATCGTCGGCCTCGACGACTCGGGCGGCGCGCGGATCCAGGAGGGAGTGATGAGCCTCGGCGGCTACGGCGAGGTGTTCTTCCGCAACGTCGCGCTCTCGGGGGTGGTCCCGCAGCTCTCGCTGATCCTGGGCCCCTGCGCCGGCGGCGCGGTCTATTCGCCGGCGATCACCGACTTCGTCATCATGGCCCGAGGGACGGGCCAGATGTTCATCACCGGGCCGGACGTCGTGCGCGCGGTGACCGGCGAGGACGTCACGATGGAGGCGCTCGGCGGCGCGGAGGCGCACGCGACGCAGAGCGGCGTCTCGCACTTCACCGCCGCCTCCGACCTCGACGCGATCGCGCTCGCCCGGCGCCTGCTCGGCTACCTGCCGCTCAACAACCTGGAGGAGCCGCCGAGCGCGCCCGCGACCGCGCCGCCCGAGGCGGCCGCGCGCGAGCTGCCCACGATCGTGCCCGAGGACCCGAACGCGCCGTACGACGTGCACGCCGTGATCGACCGGGTGCTCGACCCCGGCTCGTTCCTCGAGGTCCAGCCGGACTGGGCGACGAACCTCGTCGTCGGCTTCGCGCGCCTGAACGGGTCCGCGGTCGGGGTCGTCGCGAACAACCCGGCCTCGCTCGCGGGCACGCTGGACATCAACGCGTCCACCAAGGGCGCCCGGTTCGTCCGCTTCTGCGACGCGTTCAACCTGCCGCTCCTCACGTTCGTGGACGTGCCCGGCTTCCTTCCCGGCACGGCGCAGGAGCACGGCGGCATCATCCGGCACGGGGCGAAGCTGCTGTACGCCTACGCCGAGGCGACGGTGCCGCTGCTGACCGTGATCCTGCGCAAGGCCTACGGCGGCGCCTACGACGTCATGTGCTCCAAGCACCTGGGCGGCGACCTCAACCTCGCCTGGCCGACCGCGGAGATCGCGGTGATGGGCGCGGAGGGCGCCGTCAACATCCTCTACCGCCGCGAGCTCGAGCGCGCGAGCGAGGGCGAGCGCGATCCGCTGCGCGCCCGCCTCACCGAGGAGTACCGGGCCGAGTTCCTCAGCCCGTACCTCGCCGCCGAGCGCGGCTACATCGACGACGTCATCGATCCGGCCGAGACGCGCGCGCGCCTCGCCGCCGGCCTCAAGATCCTCGCCTCGAAGCGCGACGAGCGACCGGCCCGCAAGCACGGGAACATCCCGCTGTAGCGAGGTCGGCGATGGTCGGCATCACCGATACGGTCCTGCGCGACGGCCACCAGAGCCTGATCGCGACACGCATGCGCACCCGCGACATGCTGCCGGCCGCCGAGCGGCTCGATGCGATCGGCTACCGTTCCCTCGAGGTCTGGGGCGGGGCGACGTTCGACGTCGGCCTGCGCTTCCTGCGCGAGGATCCCTGGGAGCGCCTCGCCGCGCTCAAGCGGGCGATCCCGCGCACCCCGCTCCAGATGCTCCTGCGCGGCCAGAACCTCGTCGGGTACCGGCACTACGCCGACGATCTCGTCCGCAAGTTCGTCGCCGCGGCCGCGCGCGGGGGGATCGACGTCTTCCGGGTCTTCGACGCGCTGAACGATCCGGCGAACATGGAGGTCGCGATCGACGCGGTGCGCCGGGTCGGGGCGCGGGCGCAGGGGACGATCTGCTACACCGAGTCGCCGGTCCACTCCCTCGCGTCGTTCGTCGCGCTCGGCCGCCGGCTGAGCGAGATGGGGGCCGACGAGCTGTGCGTCAAGGACATGGGCGGGTTCATGCCGCCGGTCCCCGGCGCCACGCTCGTCCGCGCGCTCGTGAAGGAGGTCGGCCTTCCGGTCGCCGTCCACACGCACTCCTCGAGCGGGATGTCGACCCTGACGTGCCTCGCCGTCGCCGAGGCCGGCGCCACCTCGATCGACACGGCGCTCAGCCCCTTCGCCGGCGGCACCTCGCAGCCGGCGACCGAGGCGCTCGCCGGCGCGCTGCGGGGGACGCCGTACGACCCGCACCTCGACCTCGGCGGGCTCGCCGAGCTCGCGGAGTACTTCCGCGGCGTCCTCGAGCGCTACCGCCCGCTGCTGAACCTGCGCTCGCTCCAGACCGACCCCGAGGTGCTCATCCACCAGGTCCCGGGGGGCATGCTGTCGAACCTGTTCCACCAGCTCGAGGAGCAGGAGGCGCTCGGGCGCCTGAACGAGGTGCTGGACGAGGTCCCGCGGGTGCGGGCCGATCTCGGCTACCCGCCCCTCGTCACCCCGACCAGCCAGATCGTGGGCGTGCAGGCCGTCGTCAATGTCCTCACCGGCGAGCGCTACCGGCAGATCACGAAGGAGGTCCGCGACTACGTGGCCGGGCGTTACGGGAGGCCGCCGGGCACGGTCGATCCCGCGCTGCAGGCAAAGGTCGGCGGCCCGCCGGCGGCGGGCGGCGCGCGCCCCGCCGAGGGCCTCCCCCCGGAGTTCGACCGCGCGCTCGCCGAGGTCCGCGCACGCTGGCCCGGAGCGGGCGAGACCGACGCGATCTCCTTCGCGCTGTTTCCCGAGGTCTACCCGGGCTACCGGGCCGCGATCGAGGCCGGCCTCACGCCGGACGTCCTCGCGGCGGCGGCGCTCGCGGTCGTCGCGAGCCGGCGCGGGCCGGCCCCCGCGCCCGCGGCCCCGGCCGGCACCGGGGCGGCCGGCGTGAGCCCGTGGGCGCACGAGGGGCGGGCCCGGCTCCAGGCGCACCGGAGGTGGGTCGACGCGCGTCCGCGTCGAGCGGGACGGTAAGCGGACGATCGTCGACGTCGCGCCCGACGGCGCGAGCGTCGCGATCGACGGGCGGACCTACCCGGTGACGGTCGTGCGCGCGGGCCCGATGGGCGTCGAGCTCGAGATCGCCGGCGAGCGCGTGAGCGTCGACCAGTGGCCCGAGGGCGCGCCGGAGCCGCCGGGGCCGGTCGACGTGAACGGCGAGCGCGCGCCGGCCGCGATCGAGCGGTTGGGCCGCGCGGACGAAGCGCCGGCCGAGCGCGCCCCGGCCGTCCGGGCTCCCGCAGCGGCGCCCGTGGCGCCGCCCCCGGTCGCCGGGGCGGTCGCGGTGGTCCCGCCGATGCCCGGCCGGGTGATCGAGGTCCGCGTCGCCGAGGGGGACCGGGTGCGCAAGGGCGAGGTGCTGCTCGTGCTCGAGGCGATGAAGATGCGCAACGAGATCGCGAGCCCGGCCGACGGGTTGGTGCGGGGCCTGCGCGTGAGCGCGGGCACGAACGCCCGCGCCCGCGAGCCGATGCTGTTCGTCGCCCCGGACTGAGCTAGGCGTCGGGCTCGTCCGGCGCGCTCGTCGCCTCCGGGGGCAGCGGGCCGCGGTCGAGCCGGTCGGCCTCCTCGACCGGGTCCTCGAACTCCTCGCCGTCGAGCTCGATCGGGCCCGAGGAGGTCACGGCGGCCCGGGACGGCGCCCGGACCGGCGGAACGTAGGGGAGCCGGGCGTACGCCACCATGTAGGTGGCGGCGAGGGCCCCGGGGATCACGAGGAGCGCGAGAGCGTAGAGGTGGAGCCCCACGAGCAGGCCGACGACCACCACCCCGACCGCGATCGCGGCGAGGACCAGGGCCATCAGCCAGAACGGCACCCGCGCGAGGCCCGACGCCGCCACCCGGTCCCCTCGCTCAGCTCAGGCTCGGGCGCGCGTGGCCGCAGGCGGGGCAGCGGCTCGCACTCGGGTCGATCGGGGCGGCGCAGTAGATGCAGAAGCCGACCGCGGGCGCGGCCGCGACCGAGCCTCCCGAGGGCAGCGGCGCGCCCGTCGAGGTCGGGGGGACCGGCCCGCCGCCGAGCGGTCGGTTCGTCCACGGGCGGTAGAGCAGGTAGAGGCTCAGCAGCATCCAGCCGACGAGCACGTAGAAGGCGATCGACGCGAACTGGGGGAGCGTCTCGAGGACGAGGATCGCCGCGACGAACGCGATCAGATTGGCGAAGGAGAGGACGGTCCGTAGAAGCATCGCTCGAGCGGCCGACCTAGGCGCGCCCCGCGTATCTCCTTTCGCCCCGGGACCGGCGCGCGTGCGCTCGCGTCTAATAGACCGCACCGCTGGGCGCGCACCGTGCCGAGCGTGCCCCCGCTCGTCCGGCGGGACGAGTTCACCTACGAGATCCCTCAGGACGCGGTCGCGGGGATGCGCGTTCCCGGACTCCTGTTTTCGAACGAGGCGCTCCTCGGCGGCGTCGCGGGCGACCCATCGCTCGGGCAGCTCGCGAACGTCGCGACGCTCCCCGGCATCCAGGGCCACGCGCTCGCGATGCCGGACATCCACTTCGGCTACGGCTTCCCCGTCGGGGGCGTCGCGGCCTTCGACCTGGACGAGGGTATCGTCTCGCCCGGGGGGATCGGCTACGACATCAACTGCGGCGTCCGCCTCCTCCGCACCGACCTCGGGGTCGACGAGGTCCGTCCGCGGCTCCACGAGCTCGTCGACCGCCTCTACCGCGAGGTGCCGAGCGGCGTCGGCTCGCGCGGCGGCCATCCGCTCGCGCGCGGCGAGGTCGACGAGGTGCTGGCGGGCGGGGCGCGCTGGGCGGTCGAGCACGGGCTCGGCCGCCCCGAGGACCTGGAGGTCCAGGAGGAGGAGGGGCGGCTCGCGTCGGCCGACCCCGCCGCGGTCTCGGACGGCGCCCGGCAGCGCGGCCTCAAGCAGCTCGGGACCCTGGGCTCGGGCAACCACTTCCTCGAGGTGCAGGCGGTCGACGCCGTCTTCGACCCGGCGTTCGCCCCCGTGCTGGGCCTCGCCCCCGGCCGCGTCGTCGTCATGCTCCACACGGGCTCGCGCGGCCTCGGCCACCAGGTCGCGACCGACTTCATCCAGGAGATGGACCGCGAGCTCGCCGCCCGGGGCACCGCGCTGGTCGACCGGCAGCTCTCGTGCGCGCCGATCGCCTCCGAACCCGGCCAGCGCTACCTGAAGGGCATGGCCGCGGGCGCGAACTTCGCGTGGGCGAACCGCCAGGCGATCACGCACGGGGTGCGCCGCGCGTTCGCCGCGACCTTCCGGCGCTCCGAGGAGGAGCTCGGACTGTCCGTCGTCTACGACATCGCCCACAACATCGCGAAGGTCGAGGAGCACCGGGTCGACGGAGGGCGGCGGCGCGTCCTCGTCCACCGCAAGGGGGCGACGCGCGCGCTGCCCGCCGGCCGCGAGGAGGTCCCGCTCCCGTACCGGTCGCACGGGCAGCCCGTCCTGATCCCCGGGGACATGGGGACGGCGAGCTACGTGCTCGCGGGCCTCCCCACGTCGCTGGAGCGCTCCTTCGGCTCGTCGTGCCACGGCGCGGGCCGCAAGCTGAGCCGTCACGCGGCGGAGCGGGCGTTCCGCTACGACGAGGTGACGCGGGGGCTCGCCGCGCGCGGGATCGTCGTCCGGTCGACCTCCCGGGAGGGGGTCACCGAGGAGGCCCCGGGCGCCTACAAGGACGTCGAGGAGGTCGTGCGCGTGGCCGAGGGCGCGGGGCTCACGCGGCGGGTCGCGCGCCTCGTGCCCCTCGGGGTCGTGAAGGGCTAGCGCGTCGGCGCGGGCCGCGGCCGCCGGGCGAGCGCAGCCGCGCTCAGGATCGCGCCCGCGGCGATGCCGGTTCCGAGCACGAACGCCGCGAGAGGGATCCCCGCGAGCGACCGGCCACCGCCCCCGCCGGGGGGCGCGGCGCTCGTGACGACGATCGAGAACGAGCGGTTCACGGAGAGCCCGCGCGCGTCGCGGGCGGTCACGACCGCACGGAACGTGCCCGGCGCGTCGAACACGTGGCTCGCGTTGCCGGTCGGCGCCCCGGCGCCGTCCCCGAACGCCCAGGTGAGCCCGTACGGGGGCTGGCCCCCGGACGCCGACGCAGAGAAGGCGACCGACAGCGGCGCCGGGCCGCCGGTCGTCGACGGACCTCCCACGATCCCCAGCGAGGTCGCCTCGCTCACGTTCACCGAGAAGGAGTCGACCGCCGAGTCCGACCAGGCGTCCGTCGCGTTGAGCGTGACCGTGTAGCTGCCCGGGGCCGCGAAGGCGTGGGAGGCGCTCGCACCCGCGGCCTGCCCGCCGTCGCCGAACGCCCAGTCGAGCGCGACCGGTCCCGGTCCCCAGGCGCTCGCGCTGCCGTTGAAGGTGGTCGGCGCCGTGCCCGCGGCGGGGGCGCCGCGCGCCTCGAGGAGGAGCGCGTCCGCGCTCGGGACGAATCCGCCGGCCTCGACGGCGAAGAGGGGAGCGAATGCGAACGGGACCGAGAAGTTCGTGTCGTTGTCCAGCGCCTGGGCCTCGAGCGCGCCGTACAGCGTCGGCGCCGCAGGCGCGGCGAAGAACGTCCGCAGCGCCTCGGCCCGGTCGGAGGAGCCGCCGGACGTGTCCCAGGCGATCGCGGCCGGAAGATCGGCGCCCCGGCCGTCGACGATCGCGGCCGAGAACGCTACCGTCGTCCCCGATTCGAGATCGATGGCGGGGTCGATCGTCGCCCGCAGGTACGGCCCCGATCCGTCCGCCGCGCCGACGTCGATGAGGAACGCCTCGCTCACGTTGCCGTACGCGGAGTCGCCGAACGAACCGACCACCCAGTCGAGACCGGGCGAGGAGAACGTGGCGGTGATCGACGGCGCGGTCTCGTTCGTTCCGTCGCCGAGTTCCCAGCGGGCCTCGATCGGGGGGCCCGGTCCCCCCGCGCTCGCGTTCGCCCAGAAATCGACCGACAGCGGTGCGGGCCCATCGGTCGGCCCCGCCTGGAAGCTGACGGCGATCGGCGGCTCGACGGTCACGTTCGTCTCGCCCACCACGTGCTCGCCGATGCTGTCGTTCGCGTACAGCCAGACCGGGAAGCGGCCGGCGGACCGGAAAATCGCGCAGCCGCAGGCCGCGACGTACGGGTCGCTCGAGACCCACTGCTCGGTGACCGTGCCCGTTCCGCCCTGCACGTCGAACAGGTCGGGGAAGTCGGCCGGGGCGTCACGCGGAGCGGGGGAGAGGTTCGGGGTGACGGTCAGCGGGCCGAGCCCCGACGGGCAGCTCGGGGCCGGAGCGCCGCCCACTGCGATCGCCATCGGCGCGCTCTCGCCCCCGTCCGGCGGGCTCGAGGCGTCGGAGACGATCGCAACGGCGCAGAAGCCGCCCGCGACCGGATAGGCGTGGACGGCGGTCGACGCGGAGCTCCCGTTGACGAACGTCCCGTCGCCGAAGGAGAGGGCGAAGGCGTAGGGAGCGACGCCGCCGGACACGCGGGTCGTGAACGTCACGCCCGCGCCCGCCGCCGGGGCGCTCGAGGAGACCGAGAGGTCGACCGTCAGCGCCCGGCCGCCGCCGACGACGAGCGTGATCGGCATCGAGTCGGAGAGGTTGCCGGAGGAATCGATCGCGTAGCCGGTCGCCGGGAAGACGCCGGCGTCCGTGTACGTGTGGGAGGCGATCCCGCCGCTGGCGGCGCCCGCGGTCCCGTCGCCGAAGCTGACCGCCTCGATCGGATACGCGCCGGTGCCGCCGCGCGGGTCGACCGCGAAGGTGACCGTGAGCGGCGCCCGGCCGTAGGTGACCGAGGCGCCGAGCACGACCGACAGGTTCGACAGCGTCCTCGGACCGGCGGCGAGCTCGGGGACGAGAGCGCCGACGATCGGGGAGCCGATGCCGGTGACGGCGTTCCAGCCCGGCCCGGCGGGGTACGGGTTGCTCCCCGAGACGATCTCGTGGAAATCGCTCGGGTAGTCGGCCGAGCCGAGGATACCGTAGAGCGACGGGTCGAGGAAGCCGAGGCTCGCGCCCGCGTACTGGTCGGCGATCGCCGCGATCCCGGCCCAGATCGGCGTCGCGACGCTCGTTCCCGCGACCCCGGTGGCGTGTCCGTCCTCGACGATCTCGACGCCGGGCGCGGCGATCGCGGCGACGTCGGGGACGCCCCGGCCCGGGCTCGAGGCATTGACCCCAGTTCCGTTCTGCCAGGCGGGCCGGGGGAACGGTGCGTACCCTCCGCCCGAGCCGCCCTGGTTCTGGCAACCGGGCGCGCTCGCGCCCGGCGCGTTGCCGCTCCATCCGACCTCCCCGAGCCAGGTCCCGTTCGGCTCGACGGACAGCTGGGTGCCGCCGACCCCGGTGACGAACGGGTCGGAGGCCGGGAAGCTCGTCGAGAGCCCGCTCGTGCCGTCCGAGGCCCCGCAGTCGCCGCTCGCCGCGAGCACCGTGATCCCCTCGGCGGCCGCGAACTCGAGCACCGGGCCGAGGATCGCGTACGAGCCGTCGGTCGACGCGTTGCACGCCTGCGCGCACGGCCCGGCGTAGGCGTTGAAGGTCCCGACGTCGGGCTCGCCCCAACTCAGCGAGATCACGTTGACGTCCGGGTGGGTCACGAGGTAGTCGATCGCTTCGTAGAGGCCGACGCCGGAGTTGGGCGAGAAGGTCATGTCGATCGTCGCGCCCGGCGCGCTCGCGTGCACCCACTCGAGATCGAGCGCCTCCTCCAACCCCCAGCCCGTGTCCGTGCCGTTGAGGTTCCCGTGGGTGGGTACCGGGTACAGGAACCGCACGGACGGCGAGGGCAGCCCGAACTCCGTGTCGAACGCCGCGAGGTCGCTCGCGAGCTGGGGCTGGGGCTCGACGCCGTCGTAGGCATCCACGATCGCGATCGTCGTGCCGGTGCCGTTCGTGCCCGCGCCGAGGAGACCGAGCTCGTCGTAGGCCGTCTCGACCTGACAGGGGATCAGCGCCCCCGTGGCGCCGCAGCCCGAGGAGGCCGGGGAGGTCGGGAGGAGAGGGCCGGTGCCGGCGGCGAGCGGCGCGATCGCCGACACGTTCCCGAGGCCGAGGGCGCCGGTCCAGGGCACGCCGGCCGGCAGTCGGGCGGCGGAGAGGTGACTCACGAACGGCCGACCGTCCGGTAAGCGGAACGTCTCGAAGGAGGTGTGGAACGCCGCGGCGACCGCGCTCGCGGGGCCGGCGACATCGAGCAGCAGCCCGTCGGGGCTCGGTCGGACCGAGAGCCCCCACGACGAGAAGTACGCGCTCGCATCGGCGATCGCGCTCGGCGCGGCTCCGAAGTCCCGGGCGAGCGGTCCGATCGAGAGGTCGTGGCGGTCGAGCGGCGCACCGGGCGTGGCGATGGACGCGGCCGTCGCCGCGAGCCCGCTCGGGTCCTGACCGGCGAGCCCGACCACGACGTCGAGCGGCTGGTCGCCGGCGAGCGCTCCGGTCTCC
Proteins encoded:
- a CDS encoding adenylyltransferase/cytidyltransferase family protein, with translation MGVRVMATGVFDLLHPGHVYFLSEARKLGDELVVVVARDRTARRLKHEPYVPEHIRRQMVEALKPVDRAVLGSTSDIYETVVHERPNLIALGYDQVWNESEVEAECARRGVPVKVVRIGRAPHDDLATRRLVDRILDLAARPKEPTP
- the ribC gene encoding riboflavin synthase gives rise to the protein MKRIGVADTTFARVDMAPSAIRALRGAGTGFRILRRTVPGIKDLPVACRQLFRVDGADLCLALGMPGPAELDRSSAEVASLGLMMTGVLEGKPIVECFVHEREADGARALAELARRRAEEHALNAYALLFRPRELARHAGAGLRQGFADVGPARPVR
- the ribH gene encoding 6,7-dimethyl-8-ribityllumazine synthase; translation: MPKSGSEGAGVTVAIAASEYNFDVTLLMLERAKEEVDFLGARLGPVVKTPGVFDLPLAVRALCQRSDVDAIVAIGAVIEGETGHDEVVMHQAARKLADLAVEYGKPVGLGISGPGETRLQAQDRIENAANAVRSAVKMVRRLRAL
- a CDS encoding MFS transporter is translated as MGGVPPPEAPPGSGPSFRRALGHRPFLLLWASQLISQSGDYVFDVALLWLVLTSTRSIFAVGLVVAVSILPSVVLSPFFGVYVDRWPRRTILLVTNVVEGLLVAALSGLILAHALSFPAILAVVAALGAGGQVVRLTSTTLIPQTVGAADLGAANGLMQLSSSSTQVVGLSIGGVVVALFGVTLPIAYDALTFFAAAVIVAGIAAAVGRPGPAEAAGGAGFGAQFAEGFRYVRGQRFLLEVIAVGAVVNFCGNAVFALWAPYSERVLGGGAATYGLLGAMIAVGAIVGALAVGKIDLRRRVGPVVFAGLAVAGVVIVLLGLTRSIPLALAEAFAVGGVLSVVNVPLLTAVQAKVPARLLGRTMAVLLALILVAAPLGSFVAGWLASVTSIGFVYVLAGGAILAMAGLGVSLFSEARRIAY
- a CDS encoding biotin--[acetyl-CoA-carboxylase] ligase, whose product is MVGAREVYDELPSTQDRAIALAREGAADGTRVVARRQRVGRGRSGHSWASPPGGLYLSIVTRTPPVGLPLLPLAVGVELADGLDARWSIRARLKWPNDLFVERPGVGVGKLAGVLVDSVADPEGQPVQVVGVGVNVRRPPGGFRGPMAVPPVTLEDLVRPAPTPEELEPLVAAAVAAAPAALASPERVAATVGRCRARLFGVGRRARSDGGARGTIARLADDGALVLDVGGTPVALLSGEVSVEVA
- a CDS encoding acyl-CoA carboxylase subunit beta; amino-acid sequence: MSEAFERWSVLKRKAREGGGAERVAKHRSAGKRTARERLESFFDPGTFTEVDPFVTHRVEKFGLAERRPPGDGVVTGWGEVEGRPVCAFAQDATVFGGALGEAHAMKIVKVMETARKAGVPIVGLDDSGGARIQEGVMSLGGYGEVFFRNVALSGVVPQLSLILGPCAGGAVYSPAITDFVIMARGTGQMFITGPDVVRAVTGEDVTMEALGGAEAHATQSGVSHFTAASDLDAIALARRLLGYLPLNNLEEPPSAPATAPPEAAARELPTIVPEDPNAPYDVHAVIDRVLDPGSFLEVQPDWATNLVVGFARLNGSAVGVVANNPASLAGTLDINASTKGARFVRFCDAFNLPLLTFVDVPGFLPGTAQEHGGIIRHGAKLLYAYAEATVPLLTVILRKAYGGAYDVMCSKHLGGDLNLAWPTAEIAVMGAEGAVNILYRRELERASEGERDPLRARLTEEYRAEFLSPYLAAERGYIDDVIDPAETRARLAAGLKILASKRDERPARKHGNIPL
- a CDS encoding pyruvate carboxylase subunit B; amino-acid sequence: MVGITDTVLRDGHQSLIATRMRTRDMLPAAERLDAIGYRSLEVWGGATFDVGLRFLREDPWERLAALKRAIPRTPLQMLLRGQNLVGYRHYADDLVRKFVAAAARGGIDVFRVFDALNDPANMEVAIDAVRRVGARAQGTICYTESPVHSLASFVALGRRLSEMGADELCVKDMGGFMPPVPGATLVRALVKEVGLPVAVHTHSSSGMSTLTCLAVAEAGATSIDTALSPFAGGTSQPATEALAGALRGTPYDPHLDLGGLAELAEYFRGVLERYRPLLNLRSLQTDPEVLIHQVPGGMLSNLFHQLEEQEALGRLNEVLDEVPRVRADLGYPPLVTPTSQIVGVQAVVNVLTGERYRQITKEVRDYVAGRYGRPPGTVDPALQAKVGGPPAAGGARPAEGLPPEFDRALAEVRARWPGAGETDAISFALFPEVYPGYRAAIEAGLTPDVLAAAALAVVASRRGPAPAPAAPAGTGAAGVSPWAHEGRARLQAHRRWVDARPRRAGR
- a CDS encoding acetyl-CoA carboxylase biotin carboxyl carrier protein subunit: MTVVRAGPMGVELEIAGERVSVDQWPEGAPEPPGPVDVNGERAPAAIERLGRADEAPAERAPAVRAPAAAPVAPPPVAGAVAVVPPMPGRVIEVRVAEGDRVRKGEVLLVLEAMKMRNEIASPADGLVRGLRVSAGTNARAREPMLFVAPD